In the Gallaecimonas pentaromativorans genome, one interval contains:
- a CDS encoding alpha/beta fold hydrolase: MKRETVILLHGLARTHKSMWKLARALDKAGFHVINQGYDSRRNDIASLAQQVLPEALSQVKAGHRIHVVTHSLGGILLRQYLKYHPIPLLGRVVMLGPPNQGSQVVDKLKKLPGYFALNGPAGMELGTDGIVTRLGRANFELGVIAGSRSINPFLSMLLPGANDGKVTVASTRLKGMKAHLTLPVTHPMMMQNPQVIAQVLHFLLFGRFDK, from the coding sequence ATGAAACGCGAAACGGTGATCCTGCTTCACGGCCTGGCCCGCACCCACAAGTCCATGTGGAAACTGGCAAGAGCCCTGGATAAGGCCGGCTTTCATGTCATCAACCAAGGTTATGATTCCAGGCGAAACGATATTGCCTCCCTGGCCCAGCAGGTACTGCCAGAGGCCCTGAGCCAGGTTAAGGCCGGCCATCGCATCCACGTTGTTACCCACTCCCTTGGCGGCATCTTGCTGCGCCAGTATCTCAAGTACCACCCCATCCCCCTGCTAGGAAGGGTGGTGATGCTGGGCCCGCCCAACCAGGGCTCCCAGGTGGTGGACAAGCTTAAAAAGCTGCCGGGCTACTTTGCCCTTAACGGCCCGGCCGGGATGGAGCTTGGCACCGACGGTATCGTCACCCGCCTGGGGCGGGCCAACTTCGAGCTGGGGGTCATTGCCGGCTCGCGCAGCATCAACCCGTTTTTGTCGATGCTGCTACCCGGTGCCAACGACGGCAAGGTCACGGTGGCCAGCACCCGCCTTAAAGGCATGAAGGCGCATCTGACCCTACCCGTTACCCACCCGATGATGATGCAAAACCCTCAGGTGATAGCGCAGGTGCTGCACTTTCTCCTGTTCGGCAGATTTGATAAATAA
- a CDS encoding GNAT family N-acetyltransferase, producing MAELSEVLATITGSSGTNSFDVTDIKHPDALFALAFDDTGRPIGCGALRPLEHGIGELKRMYARSGTQGVGRALLAFLEERARELGYRQLWLETRKVNQRAVNFYQSRGYQVINNYGRYQGRDDAICFAKDIRLSIKKQTP from the coding sequence ATGGCCGAGCTCAGCGAAGTGCTGGCCACCATTACCGGCAGCAGCGGCACCAATTCCTTTGATGTTACCGACATCAAGCATCCCGACGCCCTCTTTGCCCTGGCTTTTGATGACACCGGCCGCCCCATCGGCTGCGGCGCCCTGCGCCCCTTAGAGCACGGCATAGGTGAGCTTAAGCGCATGTATGCCCGCAGCGGCACCCAAGGGGTGGGCCGCGCGCTGCTGGCCTTTTTGGAAGAGCGCGCCAGGGAGCTTGGCTATCGCCAGCTGTGGCTCGAGACCCGCAAGGTCAACCAGCGGGCGGTGAATTTCTACCAAAGCAGGGGCTATCAGGTCATCAACAACTACGGCCGCTACCAGGGCCGAGACGACGCCATCTGCTTTGCCAAAGACATCCGCCTATCCATCAAAAAACAAACACCTTAG
- a CDS encoding META domain-containing protein — protein sequence MPQSPLLPMTGLLCALALAGCASAPETPVSTLDASKSVTLTGELSYRARIALPPQAYALVVVRDSAGQVAAQSQWRLGGKQVPLPFTVTLPAHSQGPYRLEGSIFVSGRPAWVAEPKSLTPLANQENLGTLELQAAPPGAFASQLQCGSHQVQVSFTPTQMQMTVDNTRYAMAQVRAASGARYEATDQPGTVLWNKGSDNWVTVKGKALPECQSVGEANTLALTDQSWQVDSVNGQQVLDNSEVSVTFGSDGRVLGKASCNAFFGSYDVSGDRLTLHGLASTQKACVPALMTQEQQFLQALGDAQHFAFTNSGELLLYGPNGASIKAELKKE from the coding sequence ATGCCACAATCCCCCTTACTGCCCATGACGGGCCTGCTCTGTGCCCTGGCCCTGGCGGGCTGCGCCTCAGCCCCCGAAACGCCTGTCTCCACCCTTGATGCCAGCAAAAGCGTCACCCTCACCGGCGAACTAAGCTACCGAGCTCGCATAGCCCTGCCGCCTCAGGCCTACGCGCTGGTGGTGGTGCGTGACAGCGCCGGCCAAGTGGCCGCCCAAAGCCAGTGGCGCCTCGGCGGCAAGCAGGTGCCGCTGCCCTTCACTGTAACTTTGCCCGCCCACAGCCAAGGGCCTTATCGCCTAGAAGGGAGTATTTTCGTCAGTGGCCGCCCGGCCTGGGTTGCCGAGCCCAAAAGCCTGACGCCCCTTGCCAACCAAGAAAACCTGGGGACACTTGAGTTGCAGGCGGCGCCCCCCGGCGCCTTTGCCAGCCAACTGCAATGTGGCAGCCATCAGGTGCAGGTGAGCTTTACCCCCACCCAGATGCAAATGACGGTGGATAACACCCGCTACGCCATGGCCCAGGTGCGCGCCGCCTCCGGCGCCCGCTATGAAGCCACAGACCAGCCCGGCACCGTGCTTTGGAACAAGGGCAGCGACAACTGGGTCACAGTCAAGGGTAAAGCCCTGCCCGAGTGCCAGAGCGTGGGCGAGGCCAACACACTGGCCCTGACCGACCAAAGCTGGCAAGTCGATAGCGTGAACGGCCAGCAGGTGCTGGATAACAGCGAGGTCAGCGTCACTTTCGGCAGCGACGGCCGGGTGCTGGGCAAGGCGTCATGCAACGCCTTTTTTGGCAGTTACGATGTCAGCGGCGATCGTCTCACCCTTCATGGCCTGGCCAGCACCCAAAAGGCCTGTGTGCCGGCGCTGATGACCCAGGAGCAGCAGTTCTTGCAAGCCCTGGGGGACGCCCAGCATTTTGCCTTTACCAACAGCGGCGAGTTGCTGCTCTACGGCCCAAACGGCGCCAGCATCAAAGCCGAGCTGAAAAAAGAGTGA
- a CDS encoding DUF2167 domain-containing protein, translated as MKKWIFALFSLVICSQALAVDTATMTDEQYDQWAQGVWNKLDRQTGTITLPNGVATLEVPDNFYYLSPKDAETVLVDVWGNPPSQTLGQGMLFPAGTTPFDDDSWGVTIDYEQDGYVSDSDAADIDYDDLLGSMKKDVADESAQREKNGYGAVALVGWAEKPYYDAVSHKLYWAKEMNFDHSDTNTLNFNIRVLGRKGVLVLNFIAGMDQKAEIDRNLDTVLAMANFDEGARYQDFNPEFDKVAAYGIGGLIAGTVLTKTGFFAAALLLAKKFGVFLLAGLAWLGKKMFGKKNATSE; from the coding sequence ATGAAAAAATGGATTTTCGCACTATTTTCCCTGGTTATATGCAGCCAAGCCCTGGCGGTAGACACCGCCACCATGACTGACGAGCAGTATGACCAGTGGGCCCAAGGCGTCTGGAACAAACTGGACCGCCAAACCGGCACCATCACCTTGCCAAACGGCGTGGCCACCCTAGAGGTGCCCGATAACTTCTATTACCTCTCCCCCAAAGATGCCGAAACGGTGCTGGTGGATGTGTGGGGTAACCCGCCGTCTCAAACCCTGGGCCAGGGTATGTTGTTCCCGGCCGGTACCACGCCCTTTGACGACGATAGCTGGGGCGTCACCATCGACTACGAGCAAGACGGTTATGTCTCTGACAGCGACGCGGCCGACATCGACTACGACGATCTGCTTGGCAGCATGAAAAAAGACGTGGCCGATGAAAGCGCCCAGCGCGAGAAAAACGGCTACGGCGCCGTTGCCCTGGTGGGCTGGGCTGAGAAGCCCTACTACGATGCGGTGAGCCACAAGCTTTACTGGGCCAAGGAAATGAATTTTGACCACAGCGACACCAACACCCTGAACTTCAATATTCGGGTGCTGGGCCGCAAAGGGGTACTGGTGCTCAACTTTATCGCCGGCATGGACCAAAAAGCGGAGATCGACCGTAACCTCGACACCGTACTGGCCATGGCCAACTTCGATGAAGGCGCCCGTTACCAGGACTTCAACCCCGAGTTCGACAAAGTGGCGGCCTACGGTATCGGCGGCCTGATCGCCGGCACCGTGCTTACCAAAACCGGCTTTTTCGCCGCCGCCCTGTTGCTGGCGAAAAAGTTCGGCGTGTTCCTGCTGGCAGGCCTTGCCTGGCTGGGCAAGAAGATGTTCGGCAAGAAAAACGCCACCAGCGAATAA
- a CDS encoding GNAT family N-acetyltransferase — translation MSRSIYEGFATLYGQRVSISPLGKADLVAFTRYRAEPAIARYQGWQDYQLSDAEALFAGQCALPFPHPDSWYQLAIHDAGGELLGDLALHWLTAQEAEVGFTLAPASQGQGYASEALKLLLAWLFGQGCLSVTAAVDTRNVPSYRLLERCGFTRTSCHKDAAFFKGEWYSEYHYRLERHHWQGAGDKTSHKT, via the coding sequence ATGAGCCGTTCCATCTATGAGGGCTTTGCCACCCTGTACGGGCAGAGGGTCAGTATCAGCCCCTTGGGCAAGGCCGATCTTGTCGCCTTCACCCGCTACCGGGCCGAACCGGCCATTGCCCGTTACCAGGGCTGGCAGGATTACCAGCTGAGCGACGCCGAGGCCCTTTTTGCCGGCCAGTGCGCCCTGCCCTTTCCCCACCCTGACAGCTGGTACCAACTGGCTATTCATGATGCCGGCGGCGAGCTGCTGGGCGATCTGGCGCTCCATTGGCTCACGGCGCAAGAAGCGGAAGTGGGCTTTACCCTGGCTCCGGCCAGCCAAGGCCAAGGCTATGCAAGCGAGGCCCTTAAGCTGCTGCTGGCCTGGCTGTTTGGCCAAGGCTGCCTGAGCGTCACAGCGGCGGTGGATACCCGCAACGTCCCCTCTTACCGGCTGCTAGAGCGCTGCGGCTTTACCCGCACCAGTTGCCATAAGGATGCCGCCTTTTTCAAAGGCGAGTGGTACAGCGAGTATCACTACCGGCTTGAGCGCCACCACTGGCAGGGCGCGGGTGATAAAACTTCACATAAAACTTAA
- a CDS encoding GNAT family N-acetyltransferase, with amino-acid sequence MSFTAPVVLSGQKVQLEPLASEHLDGLQQAAQDGEVWRLWYTRVPHPAEMGAEIARRLALHQAGTMLPFALRRQDNGELCGMTTLMNIDTQNHRVEIGSTWLAASAQSTGINSEAKLLLLGHAFDTLGCIAVEFRTHFMNHKSRAAISRLGAKQDGILRNHQLMPDGSYRDTVVFSIIQSEWPAVRRNLHHLLGRRLEDS; translated from the coding sequence ATGTCCTTTACCGCCCCTGTTGTCCTTAGCGGGCAGAAAGTCCAGCTTGAACCTCTTGCCAGCGAGCACCTTGACGGGCTGCAACAAGCGGCACAAGACGGTGAAGTCTGGCGCCTTTGGTACACCCGGGTGCCGCACCCCGCTGAAATGGGCGCTGAGATCGCCCGCCGCCTTGCCCTGCACCAGGCCGGTACCATGTTGCCCTTTGCCCTGCGCCGCCAAGACAACGGCGAGCTTTGCGGCATGACCACCCTGATGAATATCGATACCCAGAACCACAGGGTAGAGATAGGCTCGACCTGGCTTGCCGCCAGCGCCCAAAGCACCGGCATCAACAGTGAAGCCAAGTTGCTGCTGCTCGGCCACGCCTTTGACACCCTGGGCTGCATTGCCGTGGAATTTCGCACCCATTTTATGAACCACAAATCTCGGGCCGCCATCAGCCGCCTGGGGGCCAAGCAGGACGGCATACTGCGCAACCACCAGTTGATGCCGGATGGCAGCTACCGAGACACCGTGGTGTTCTCCATTATCCAAAGCGAATGGCCGGCGGTGCGCCGCAACCTCCATCACTTGCTGGGACGCCGCCTTGAAGATAGTTAA
- a CDS encoding (2Fe-2S)-binding protein, which translates to MMNFTINGQPAAFDGDPQMPLLWFLRDEIGLTGTKFGCGMALCGACTVHVDGLPLRSCVTPVSAVVGKNVVTIEAAEKDKIGQIIQTAWVEEQVPQCGYCQSGQIMSAMALLSHKADPSDADIDAAMSGNICRCAAYPRIRAAIHKAAEALKS; encoded by the coding sequence ATGATGAATTTTACAATCAACGGTCAACCTGCAGCCTTTGATGGCGACCCGCAAATGCCGCTGCTGTGGTTTTTGCGAGACGAAATTGGCCTTACCGGCACCAAGTTCGGTTGCGGCATGGCCCTTTGCGGTGCCTGCACCGTGCATGTCGACGGCTTGCCGCTGCGCTCCTGCGTGACCCCGGTGAGCGCCGTGGTCGGCAAGAACGTGGTGACCATCGAGGCGGCTGAAAAAGACAAGATTGGCCAAATCATTCAGACCGCCTGGGTAGAAGAACAGGTGCCGCAGTGCGGTTACTGCCAGTCCGGGCAGATCATGTCTGCTATGGCGCTGCTCAGCCACAAAGCCGACCCCTCAGACGCCGATATTGATGCTGCCATGAGCGGCAACATTTGCCGCTGCGCTGCGTATCCGCGCATTCGTGCCGCCATCCATAAAGCAGCAGAGGCCCTGAAATCATGA